The following proteins are co-located in the Sulfurospirillum deleyianum DSM 6946 genome:
- a CDS encoding efflux RND transporter permease subunit, whose product MIAHFFIHRPIFAWVISIVIMLTGVGSILTLPVEQYPDIAPPSIRIDTTYTGASAQTVENSVVQIIEQQLTGLDGLLYFSSSSSSAGTARIDVTFEKGTDADTAQVQVQNKVAQITTRLPKAVQDEGVRVTKAQSDFLMIFALYDKSNTRTSVDVADYLLSTMQDPIARLEGVGTVQVFGAQYAMRIWLDPYKLASYGLMPSDISSAISNQNVQVSAGSIGALPSASDQQLNATVTAKSQYQTPEQFENIIVKSDSNGAIVRLRDVARVELGSESYKNVTRLNGYPAAGLAVMLAPSANALSTADRVKSTIAKMKPNMPEGYEVAYPRDSTQFIRISIEEVVKTLFEAILLVVVVMFVFLQNWRATLIPAIAVPVVLLGTFGVLEIFGYSINTLTMFGIVLSIGLLVDDAIVVVENVERIMREEKCSAMEATEKSMKEITSALIGIATVLSAVFLPMAFFSGSTGVIYRQFSITIVSSMVLSVIVALTLTPALCASLLKPHEAVPHKGFFGWFNRMFDTSIERYKMSVGGVIAKPIRWMMVYGVITAAMAFLILRLPSGFLPDEDQGNIMVQMNLPEGASFKRTDAVAKEIERYFLGQESNNTEAIFTISGFNFSGSGQNAGMAFVALSDWDERKGIANRSDMIASRATQNFSKIRDAQVYSLNPPSIRGLGQSNGFTFQLQGLAGTDRETLKTLKDSFVNSVREESLFTSVRLGSLGETPQLHVKIDEDKAVALGLSLSEIDNTLSFAWAGKYVNDFVDRGRVKKVYVQGDAPFRSKPEDLDLWYVQNKDNVMTPFSAFATTYWSYGAQSLTRYNGLASYEIQGAAAHGISSGVAMDRMEELQEALPLGTSFAWSGLSYQERLSSGQTMKLYALSILVVFLCLAALYESWSVPFSVLLVIPLGIFGSVLAAYVRELNNDVYFQVALLTTIGLSSKNAILIVEFAEMAYTQGKGLVEAAIEGAKLRLRPILMTSLAFIAGVLPLALSSGAGANSRISIGTGIIGGTLSATFLAIFLVPLFFVLVRGLFPKRSHHATMMGEV is encoded by the coding sequence ATGATCGCTCACTTTTTTATCCATAGACCCATTTTTGCGTGGGTTATTTCCATTGTTATTATGCTCACAGGCGTAGGGTCTATCTTAACGTTGCCTGTGGAACAATACCCTGATATTGCACCTCCTTCTATTCGTATTGATACAACCTATACAGGTGCTTCAGCGCAAACGGTTGAGAATAGCGTGGTGCAGATTATTGAACAGCAACTCACGGGATTGGATGGGCTTTTATACTTCTCTTCTAGCAGTAGTTCTGCGGGTACGGCACGCATTGATGTGACGTTTGAAAAAGGAACGGATGCCGATACAGCGCAAGTTCAAGTGCAAAATAAAGTCGCACAAATCACCACCCGTTTACCCAAAGCGGTTCAAGATGAGGGTGTGCGTGTCACCAAAGCACAGAGTGACTTTTTGATGATTTTTGCTTTATACGATAAGAGTAACACCCGTACATCGGTGGATGTTGCCGATTATCTTTTAAGTACTATGCAAGATCCCATTGCTAGGCTTGAGGGCGTAGGAACAGTACAAGTCTTTGGTGCGCAGTATGCGATGCGTATCTGGTTAGACCCGTATAAATTGGCTTCGTATGGTTTGATGCCTTCTGATATTAGCAGTGCGATTAGCAATCAAAATGTGCAAGTTTCCGCAGGAAGCATTGGGGCACTGCCTAGTGCATCTGATCAGCAACTTAATGCAACTGTGACAGCAAAATCACAGTATCAAACGCCAGAACAGTTTGAAAATATCATTGTTAAAAGTGATAGCAATGGTGCGATTGTGCGATTGCGTGATGTGGCACGGGTTGAATTGGGGAGTGAGAGTTATAAAAATGTGACCCGACTCAATGGCTATCCAGCCGCAGGTCTTGCCGTGATGTTAGCCCCAAGTGCCAATGCACTTTCAACGGCGGATCGTGTCAAATCAACGATTGCTAAAATGAAACCCAATATGCCTGAGGGATACGAAGTTGCCTATCCTCGTGATAGTACACAATTTATTCGTATTTCCATTGAAGAGGTCGTTAAAACCCTTTTTGAGGCGATTCTTTTAGTCGTTGTGGTCATGTTTGTTTTCTTGCAAAACTGGAGAGCAACACTCATTCCTGCGATTGCAGTACCTGTTGTTCTTTTGGGAACGTTTGGGGTGTTAGAGATTTTTGGTTACTCCATTAATACGCTGACCATGTTTGGTATCGTGCTTTCTATTGGACTTTTGGTAGATGATGCGATTGTTGTCGTGGAAAATGTAGAGCGTATTATGCGTGAAGAGAAATGCTCTGCGATGGAAGCCACCGAAAAATCTATGAAAGAGATAACCAGTGCACTGATCGGTATTGCCACGGTTCTCTCAGCCGTTTTTCTTCCAATGGCATTTTTTAGCGGTTCTACGGGAGTTATTTACCGTCAATTTTCGATTACGATTGTCTCTTCGATGGTGCTTTCTGTCATTGTGGCATTGACCTTGACACCAGCGCTGTGTGCCTCGTTACTCAAACCGCATGAAGCAGTACCGCACAAAGGTTTTTTTGGCTGGTTTAACCGTATGTTTGACACTTCTATTGAGCGTTATAAAATGAGCGTGGGAGGAGTTATCGCAAAGCCTATTCGTTGGATGATGGTTTATGGTGTCATTACGGCGGCAATGGCATTTTTAATCTTACGCCTTCCTTCTGGATTTTTACCCGATGAAGATCAAGGGAATATTATGGTTCAGATGAACTTACCTGAGGGTGCTTCCTTTAAACGTACGGATGCTGTCGCGAAAGAAATAGAGCGTTATTTTCTAGGGCAAGAGAGCAATAATACCGAAGCCATTTTTACCATTTCAGGATTTAACTTCAGTGGTAGCGGTCAAAATGCGGGTATGGCATTTGTTGCCTTAAGCGATTGGGATGAAAGAAAAGGCATTGCCAATCGTTCCGATATGATTGCGTCTCGTGCAACCCAAAATTTCTCCAAGATACGTGATGCTCAGGTCTATTCACTCAATCCTCCTTCCATTCGGGGGTTAGGACAGAGTAATGGATTTACCTTTCAGCTTCAAGGCTTAGCAGGGACGGATAGAGAGACTCTTAAAACGCTTAAAGATAGTTTTGTCAATTCGGTACGGGAGGAGAGCCTTTTTACCTCGGTGCGTTTAGGTAGTTTGGGTGAGACACCACAATTACATGTAAAGATTGATGAAGATAAAGCAGTGGCATTAGGGCTTTCCCTCTCTGAGATTGATAATACACTCAGTTTTGCGTGGGCAGGAAAGTATGTCAATGACTTTGTCGATCGGGGTCGGGTGAAGAAAGTGTACGTGCAAGGTGATGCGCCGTTTCGCTCAAAGCCTGAGGATTTGGATCTGTGGTATGTGCAAAATAAAGACAATGTCATGACGCCTTTTTCTGCTTTTGCAACGACGTATTGGAGTTATGGAGCACAAAGTCTTACACGTTATAACGGCTTAGCCTCCTATGAAATTCAAGGTGCCGCAGCGCATGGCATTAGTTCAGGCGTGGCGATGGATAGGATGGAGGAACTTCAAGAAGCCTTACCTTTAGGAACCAGTTTTGCGTGGAGTGGGCTTTCGTATCAAGAGCGATTATCCAGTGGTCAAACGATGAAGCTTTATGCCCTTTCGATATTGGTGGTCTTTTTATGTTTGGCGGCATTGTATGAGAGTTGGTCAGTTCCTTTTTCAGTCCTTTTGGTCATTCCTTTGGGTATTTTTGGTTCTGTTTTAGCAGCGTATGTGCGAGAGTTGAACAACGATGTCTATTTTCAAGTTGCTCTTCTTACAACCATAGGACTCTCTTCTAAAAATGCCATTTTGATTGTGGAGTTTGCGGAGATGGCGTATACCCAAGGTAAAGGATTGGTGGAAGCGGCGATTGAAGGAGCGAAGCTTAGACTTCGACCTATTTTGATGACTTCTTTGGCATTTATCGCAGGGGTCCTGCCTTTGGCACTTTCCAGTGGTGCGGGGGCAAACAGTCGTATTTCCATTGGTACGGGAATTATTGGAGGAACACTTAGTGCGACCTTTTTAGCGATTTTTCTCGTACCTCTTTTCTTTGTGTTGGTACGGGGACTTTTTCCTAAACGTAGCCATCATGCAACCATGATGGGGGAGGTGTGA
- a CDS encoding efflux RND transporter periplasmic adaptor subunit produces MTLLRLTPLLFLLPFLFVGCTQQTKPTKKATQVSVGTYTVATQSLTLEQELSGRTKASKSAEIRPQISGIIKERLFKEGDFVKQGAVLYAIDDASYYATYEEAKATLANAEASVQSSRLKYERYQELVKIEGVSKQDMEDAKTSYLQAVANVEAKKAALQSARINLDYTKIKAPISGRIGISSVTEGALVTANQTTALATIRALDPVFVDITQSSTQLLKLRALLAQHGVSKGNTKLSLKLEDGTLYAHKGVLQFQEVSVDEGTGSVTLRAIFPNPDGILLPGMYVRSIVEEAVLEKAILVPQQGISRDPKGNATAMVVNAENKIETRKVQTQRAIGDKWLIQSGLNVGDRLVVEGVNKVRTGASVTVVDVTQSLGKAQ; encoded by the coding sequence ATGACTCTACTGCGATTAACACCTCTTTTGTTTCTCCTCCCCTTTTTGTTTGTGGGATGTACACAACAAACAAAACCAACTAAAAAGGCGACTCAGGTGAGTGTGGGTACCTATACCGTAGCAACACAAAGTCTCACACTGGAGCAAGAACTCTCAGGGCGAACCAAAGCCTCTAAAAGTGCGGAAATTCGACCACAAATCAGTGGTATTATTAAAGAGAGACTCTTCAAAGAGGGTGATTTTGTGAAACAAGGTGCGGTGTTGTACGCCATTGATGATGCGAGTTATTATGCTACTTATGAAGAGGCAAAAGCCACACTTGCAAACGCTGAGGCGAGTGTGCAAAGCAGTCGTTTAAAATATGAGCGTTACCAAGAGTTGGTCAAAATAGAAGGTGTCTCCAAACAAGATATGGAAGATGCAAAAACGTCTTACCTTCAAGCAGTTGCAAATGTAGAAGCGAAAAAAGCGGCTTTACAAAGCGCTCGTATTAATTTAGACTATACCAAAATCAAAGCACCCATTAGTGGACGTATTGGTATTTCAAGCGTGACGGAGGGTGCTTTGGTGACGGCAAATCAAACCACGGCACTCGCAACGATTCGAGCACTTGATCCTGTGTTTGTCGATATCACCCAATCCAGCACGCAACTCTTAAAACTGCGTGCTTTATTGGCACAACACGGTGTGAGCAAAGGTAACACGAAGCTCTCTTTAAAACTCGAAGATGGCACGCTCTATGCGCACAAAGGGGTGTTACAGTTTCAAGAAGTATCTGTCGATGAAGGCACAGGCTCTGTGACCCTTCGTGCGATTTTCCCTAATCCTGATGGCATCTTATTGCCAGGGATGTATGTGCGAAGCATCGTGGAAGAGGCGGTGTTAGAAAAGGCTATCTTAGTACCACAACAAGGAATTTCTCGTGATCCTAAAGGCAATGCGACCGCAATGGTTGTAAACGCTGAGAATAAAATCGAAACACGAAAAGTGCAAACGCAAAGAGCGATTGGCGATAAGTGGTTGATTCAATCAGGTTTAAATGTTGGGGATCGTTTGGTTGTCGAGGGAGTCAATAAGGTGCGAACGGGGGCAAGTGTTACCGTGGTAGATGTCACCCAAAGCTTAGGTAAAGCACAATGA
- a CDS encoding bacteriohemerythrin: MILEWSERFSLRHETLDTQHQELFKLANAVHALDPATSTKAELSKLFKAFYDYMASHFKEEEAYMQSLHYPLFPKHQKMHQSIIEGMNTILKEEKSMEGLQEKMKFISQKWLVEHILENDLKIEAWRKSITLDENEFTTLH; encoded by the coding sequence ATGATTTTAGAGTGGAGTGAACGTTTCTCTTTACGCCATGAGACGCTTGATACCCAACATCAAGAGCTTTTCAAACTCGCCAATGCAGTACATGCACTTGACCCTGCAACCTCCACCAAAGCAGAACTCTCTAAACTTTTTAAAGCATTTTATGACTATATGGCAAGCCATTTTAAAGAAGAAGAGGCGTATATGCAAAGCCTTCATTATCCACTCTTCCCTAAACATCAAAAGATGCATCAAAGTATTATTGAAGGGATGAATACCATCCTCAAAGAGGAAAAAAGTATGGAAGGCCTGCAAGAGAAGATGAAATTTATCTCTCAAAAGTGGTTGGTGGAGCATATTTTAGAAAATGACCTCAAAATCGAAGCGTGGCGCAAAAGCATTACGCTGGATGAAAATGAGTTTACAACCCTACATTAA
- a CDS encoding pyridoxamine 5'-phosphate oxidase family protein — translation MKMSLQPYINSLPLHVKRTILLDSRIRTFIKKHHLLSLATSANNQPYCASCFYAFIENEPILIIATDTQKTRHGKEALANETVAGVIALETNIIGKIQGVQFTGIFKEATAEEKRVYLKRFPYALALNPTLWSIHITYLKFTDNTLGFGKKLEFFAPNVSPNSFTCNA, via the coding sequence ATGAAAATGAGTTTACAACCCTACATTAACTCTTTACCTTTACATGTAAAAAGGACTATCTTGCTCGATTCTCGTATCCGTACTTTTATCAAAAAACACCATCTCTTAAGCCTAGCCACATCCGCCAACAATCAACCCTATTGCGCTTCGTGTTTTTACGCGTTTATAGAAAATGAGCCTATATTAATTATTGCCACCGATACGCAAAAGACACGTCATGGCAAAGAAGCCCTAGCAAACGAAACCGTGGCAGGAGTTATCGCTTTAGAAACAAACATCATAGGGAAAATTCAAGGAGTTCAATTTACGGGGATTTTTAAAGAAGCCACTGCGGAAGAAAAAAGAGTTTATCTTAAACGCTTTCCTTATGCCCTAGCGCTCAATCCAACGCTTTGGAGCATTCACATAACGTATTTAAAATTTACGGACAATACTTTAGGATTTGGCAAGAAATTGGAGTTTTTTGCCCCCAATGTCTCGCCAAACTCATTTACATGTAACGCTTAG
- the sstT gene encoding serine/threonine transporter SstT, with amino-acid sequence MERLVSRYKESNLIVLILMGMVLGVVIALISPSAAMAVSILGKLFVGALKAVAPVLVLVLVSTAIATKEVGAQTNIKPIIALYAIGTFLAALSAVVVSFSFPVSLVLVNPEAGLTPPQSIVGVIKGFVVSMVDNPINALLKGNYIGVLTWAVAGGIALHHSSKETKKVLKDVSDAMTKIVQGVIALAPFGILGLVAETFAETGFNALLGYGKLLVLLVGTMLFVALVINPLLVFFKTKSNPYPLIFTCLKESGVTAFFTRSSAANIPVNMALCKKLGLHEDTYSISIPLGATANMAGAAVTITILTLATVNTLGISVDLPTALLLSLLASVSAAGVSGVAGGSLLLIPLACGLFGISDEVAMQVVAVGFLIGVIQDSTETALNSSTDVVFTAACSNEPIKL; translated from the coding sequence ATGGAGCGTTTAGTTTCACGGTATAAGGAGAGCAATTTAATTGTTCTTATTTTGATGGGAATGGTGCTAGGCGTAGTTATAGCGCTTATTTCTCCGAGTGCTGCGATGGCAGTGTCTATTTTGGGTAAATTGTTTGTTGGTGCGCTTAAAGCGGTCGCACCCGTGCTGGTTTTGGTATTGGTTTCAACGGCGATTGCTACGAAAGAGGTGGGTGCGCAAACCAATATTAAACCCATTATCGCTTTGTATGCGATAGGAACGTTTTTGGCAGCGTTAAGCGCTGTTGTAGTGAGTTTTTCCTTTCCTGTCAGTTTGGTCTTGGTCAATCCAGAAGCAGGATTAACGCCACCACAAAGCATTGTAGGCGTTATTAAAGGGTTTGTGGTCAGCATGGTTGATAATCCAATTAATGCATTGCTTAAGGGTAATTATATTGGTGTTTTGACGTGGGCAGTGGCGGGAGGTATTGCGCTGCATCATTCGAGCAAAGAGACGAAAAAAGTTTTAAAAGATGTCAGCGATGCGATGACTAAAATTGTTCAAGGTGTCATTGCTTTAGCCCCTTTTGGTATTTTAGGTTTAGTGGCTGAAACCTTTGCAGAAACGGGTTTTAACGCTTTGTTAGGGTATGGAAAACTCTTAGTGCTTTTAGTGGGCACCATGTTGTTTGTGGCGTTGGTTATCAATCCTTTATTGGTCTTCTTTAAAACCAAGAGCAATCCGTATCCTTTAATTTTTACCTGTTTAAAAGAGAGCGGTGTCACAGCATTTTTTACCAGAAGTTCTGCGGCAAATATTCCTGTTAATATGGCATTGTGTAAGAAATTGGGACTCCATGAAGATACGTACTCTATCTCGATTCCTTTAGGGGCAACTGCCAATATGGCAGGTGCGGCGGTTACCATTACCATTTTAACCCTAGCAACGGTCAATACCTTAGGTATTTCAGTGGATTTACCCACAGCACTTCTTTTAAGTCTGCTTGCGAGTGTTTCTGCTGCTGGTGTTTCAGGCGTTGCGGGTGGCTCACTTCTTTTGATTCCTTTGGCGTGTGGTTTGTTTGGCATTAGCGATGAGGTTGCGATGCAAGTGGTTGCGGTTGGTTTCTTAATTGGTGTCATTCAAGATTCCACCGAAACAGCGCTGAACAGCTCAACAGATGTGGTTTTTACCGCTGCATGTTCCAATGAGCCGATTAAACTCTAA
- the luxS gene encoding S-ribosylhomocysteine lyase, translating to MPLLDSFCVDHVKMPAPAVRLAKTMKTPKGDDISVFDLRFCKPNQEILPEKGIHTLEHLFAGFMRSHLNGDGVEIIDISPMGCRTGFYMSLIGTPAPQRVVEAWRASMEDILHVKSESDIPELNIYQCGTYQMHSLKEAHEIASNILAKGIGVMDNEALKLDLNRLHV from the coding sequence ATGCCACTATTAGATAGTTTCTGTGTCGATCACGTCAAAATGCCTGCCCCTGCTGTGCGTCTTGCTAAAACGATGAAAACACCTAAAGGGGATGACATCAGCGTCTTTGATTTGCGTTTTTGCAAACCCAACCAAGAGATTCTTCCTGAAAAAGGAATTCATACCCTAGAGCATCTTTTTGCAGGCTTTATGCGTTCTCATCTCAATGGCGATGGGGTTGAGATTATTGATATTTCACCGATGGGATGTCGTACAGGATTTTATATGAGTCTCATTGGCACACCCGCTCCTCAAAGAGTCGTTGAGGCATGGAGAGCGTCGATGGAAGATATTTTACATGTAAAGAGTGAATCAGATATTCCTGAGCTTAATATTTATCAATGTGGCACGTATCAGATGCACTCGTTAAAAGAAGCCCACGAAATTGCTTCAAATATCTTAGCCAAAGGGATTGGGGTGATGGATAATGAGGCGTTAAAACTAGACCTTAATCGTCTTCACGTTTAG
- a CDS encoding Na/Pi cotransporter family protein produces MKHIGLIVMMAILAYAFTKSDILLLISSGIALFLFGMFCLEESFRNFAGGFLERILHTLTNTRLKALFFGILTTSIMQSSSLVSILSISFISAGLISLADGIGIIFGANLGTTTGAWLIAGLGVKVDIAIYAMPLLVFGTMLMFYNEKQTKYLGYLLVGIGFLFLGIAYMKEGFEAFRGEIDLTRFTLEGWRGLLLFTLMGVIVTVIMQSSHATLVLLLTALSAAQISYENALALAIGSNVGTTITALLGALTANIEGKKFALAHLFFNLFTALVTLSLMHPFMAIVDKTAAILGILADDYALKLALFHTFFNCLGIVLLFPWISPLVLLLNTLLKPSKSTTPAQDDVLYLDESALDFPLSAHTVLMKESKHLYQNILESITQSLSITKNDINSGMDNDEIIALRSKAIPVDLDAYYEHTIKTLYGKIITFAITAQGTFSEEYKTDFIVIKNASLRMVEAFKAAKHMQKNMLKYLESSNLDIKNEYNTIRKNLINHLRTIQTLFTTTEEDVAILLLSKLQVDIQKYDIASNKSLDTLIRTQKITSTMATSLMNDTTYAYTIATELTKAAQLLFVHEEKGLKARREALILNENEAMTLAHENDQRSSL; encoded by the coding sequence GTGAAGCACATTGGTCTTATTGTGATGATGGCTATTCTTGCGTATGCCTTTACCAAAAGTGATATACTGCTCCTTATTAGCTCAGGCATTGCTCTTTTTTTATTTGGAATGTTTTGCCTTGAAGAGAGCTTTCGCAATTTTGCGGGAGGCTTTTTAGAGCGCATTTTACACACACTGACCAACACCCGCTTAAAAGCTCTTTTTTTTGGCATCCTCACAACGAGTATTATGCAATCAAGCTCTTTGGTTTCCATCCTTTCCATCTCCTTCATCAGTGCGGGACTTATCTCTTTAGCAGATGGCATTGGAATTATCTTTGGTGCGAATTTAGGAACAACCACAGGGGCATGGCTCATTGCGGGATTAGGCGTTAAAGTCGATATCGCCATCTATGCGATGCCTTTGCTTGTTTTTGGTACGATGCTTATGTTTTACAACGAAAAGCAGACCAAATATCTAGGCTATCTCCTTGTGGGCATTGGCTTTCTTTTTTTAGGCATTGCCTATATGAAAGAGGGATTTGAAGCGTTTAGAGGAGAGATTGATCTGACACGTTTTACCCTAGAGGGATGGCGTGGACTTTTGCTCTTTACCCTTATGGGCGTGATTGTAACAGTCATTATGCAATCTTCCCATGCAACTTTAGTGCTTCTGCTCACAGCACTCTCCGCCGCACAAATTAGTTATGAAAATGCTCTAGCCCTTGCGATTGGCTCAAATGTTGGAACAACGATTACCGCTCTTTTAGGCGCACTTACGGCAAATATCGAGGGGAAAAAGTTTGCCCTTGCCCATCTGTTTTTTAACCTTTTTACCGCACTTGTAACCCTTTCTTTGATGCACCCTTTTATGGCAATCGTCGATAAAACCGCAGCGATTTTAGGGATTTTAGCGGATGATTATGCCTTGAAATTGGCGTTATTTCATACATTCTTTAACTGCTTAGGAATTGTGCTTCTTTTTCCATGGATTTCACCCTTAGTCCTCCTACTCAACACCCTTTTAAAACCCTCTAAAAGCACGACACCCGCCCAAGACGATGTGCTCTATTTGGATGAAAGTGCACTTGATTTTCCACTGAGTGCACACACCGTTTTAATGAAAGAGAGTAAACACCTCTATCAAAATATTCTAGAAAGTATCACCCAATCACTGAGTATCACTAAAAACGATATAAACTCAGGCATGGATAATGACGAGATTATTGCCCTGCGTAGCAAAGCGATTCCTGTTGATTTGGATGCGTACTATGAACACACTATTAAAACCCTTTATGGCAAAATTATCACCTTTGCCATCACCGCACAAGGCACATTTTCTGAGGAGTATAAAACGGATTTTATTGTGATTAAAAATGCTTCATTGCGTATGGTAGAAGCCTTTAAAGCCGCTAAACATATGCAAAAAAATATGCTCAAATACCTAGAATCGAGCAATCTGGACATTAAAAACGAATACAACACCATTCGAAAAAATCTTATCAACCATTTGCGTACTATACAAACACTCTTTACCACGACGGAAGAGGATGTGGCGATTTTACTATTGAGTAAATTGCAGGTAGATATACAAAAATATGACATAGCCTCCAATAAATCGCTTGATACACTCATACGTACCCAAAAAATTACCTCCACCATGGCAACCTCTTTAATGAACGATACCACCTATGCGTATACCATCGCAACGGAGCTGACAAAAGCAGCGCAACTGCTCTTTGTCCATGAAGAAAAAGGGTTAAAAGCAAGACGAGAGGCACTGATTTTAAACGAAAACGAAGCCATGACGTTAGCACATGAAAACGACCAAAGGAGCAGTTTGTGA